From Schizosaccharomyces pombe strain 972h- genome assembly, chromosome: II, the proteins below share one genomic window:
- the dbp3 gene encoding putative ATP-dependent RNA helicase Dbp3 has product MAKRSVEELKRSADEEASVKRKEKKSKHEHKKHKKDKPSADKDRISKKDKKKSKKGKSKTKEESIEINAEEGAKIAQPAIGSANASNHNDEEAYDRYIKKHNISFADPKSSENLLPILQFDELDVSAKLREGLKNYKEPTPIQAATWPYLLAGRDVVGIAETGSGKTVAFGIPALQYLNGLSDNKSVPRVLVVSPTRELAIQTYENLNSLIQGTNLKAVVVYGGAPKSEQARAAKNASVIIGTPGRLLDLINDGSIDCSQVGYLVLDEADRMLDTGFEQDIRNIISHTPDPTRNGSRQTVFFSATWPESVRALAATFLKDPVKITIGSDELAASQNITQIVEILDDPRSKERMLDNLLRKHLSSGGKDDKILIFVLYKKEAARVEGTLARKYNVVGIHGDMSQGARLQALNDFKSGKCPVLVATDVAARGLDIPKVQLVINVTFPLTIEDYVHRIGRTGRANTKGTAITFFTPQDKSHAGELVNVLRQAKQDIPEGLFKFGTAVKPKLNAYGSRVVDVPVKAATKIVFD; this is encoded by the coding sequence atggcGAAACGATCAGTGGAAGAGTTAAAAAGATCGGCGGATGAAGAAGCTTCTGTTAAGCGAAAGGAGAAGAAATCAAAGCATGAGCATAAGAAGCATAAAAAAGATAAGCCCTCTGCCGACAAGGAtagaatttcaaaaaaggataaaaagaaatcaaagaaaggaaaatcaaaaactAAAGAAGAATCGATAGAAATCAATGCGGAAGAGGGAGCAAAAATCGCACAACCCGCGATCGGCTCAGCTAACGCTTCTAATCataatgatgaagaagcGTATGACCGTTACATTAAGAAGcataatatttcttttgcgGATCCTAAATCCTCTGAAAATTTACTTCCAATTCTTCAGTTCGATGAACTAGACGTTTCAGCTAAGTTACGCGAGGgtttaaagaattataaGGAACCTACGCCTATTCAAGCTGCTACTTGGCCTTATTTACTAGCTGGGAGAGACGTGGTAGGAATTGCTGAAACCGGTTCTGGTAAGACTGTTGCATTCGGAATTCCTGCTTTGCAATACCTCAATGGTTTGTCAGATAACAAGTCTGTCCCTCGTGTTTTGGTAGTTAGTCCTACTCGAGAATTAGCCATTCAAACGTATGAAAACCTCAATAGTCTTATTCAAGGTACCAACTTAAAAGCTGTGGTTGTTTATGGCGGCGCCCCTAAATCGGAGCAAGCGAGGGCTGCCAAGAACGCCAGTGTCATTATTGGTACCCCTGGTCGTTTGTTGGATCTGATTAACGATGGCTCGATTGATTGTTCTCAAGTTGGTTACCTTGTTTTAGATGAGGCAGATCGTATGCTTGACACTGGATTCGAACAAGATATCCGTAACATCATCAGCCATACCCCAGATCCCACTCGTAATGGATCCAGACAAACTGTCTTTTTCAGTGCTACTTGGCCTGAATCCGTTCGCGCTCTTGCTGCTACCTTTTTAAAGGATCCCGTTAAAATCACTATTGGAAGTGATGAACTAGCTGCTTCCCAAAATATCACACAGATTGTTGAAATTCTGGATGACCCAAGAAGCAAGGAGAGAATGCTTGATAATCTTCTCAGAAAGCATCTTTCTTCTGGAGGGAAAGACGATAAAATCCTcatatttgttttgtacaaaaaagaagcagcTAGAGTTGAAGGTACCTTGGCTAGGAAATATAACGTGGTGGGCATTCATGGTGATATGTCCCAGGGAGCCCGATTACAAGCATTAAATGACTTTAAGTCTGGAAAATGTCCCGTACTAGTAGCAACTGACGTTGCCGCCCGAGGTTTGGACATTCCTAAAGTGCAACTTGTGATTAATGTTACTTTCCCCTTGACTATAGAAGATTATGTTCATAGAATCGGACGTACTGGCCGTGCCAACACAAAAGGTACTGCTATTACATTTTTCACTCCACAAGACAAGTCACATGCTGGTGAGCTTGTTAATGTTCTTCGTCAAGCCAAACAAGATATTCCTGAAGGACTATTCAAGTTTGGAACAGCTGTCAAGCCCAAACTTAATGCTTACGGAAGTCGTGTAGTCGACGTTCCTGTAAAGGCTGCTACTAAGATTGTTTTTGACTAA
- the rhs1 gene encoding protein rhs1, translated as MSFVDGVNSWFSAASYWDGLGPTNVVQPEDDLAFVSQFEEVESAYDNLVKNGMIAPRRKNSFASSVNNPFSTSALSEALNGSVSMSHVPSSGLLKSTLSSTPTAGSNLLGTSPAEPASGLVGSSGFGSSMLGSSLPGNATSNFGSQASTSLLHPRRSTTSLLSSSAHHSRSSYYDLATPTRSSFSYNTVGAASLPSGGLSNLSSSLRSSSKSAGFSLFESASNSFTPSSFIESANMESLSIPSRRRPSSIAPIGTRPSRKEIAFSNSSTPTDQTLRPPNPPAANGNATPVTAVNNVSAVADSPQSTGSSVSSSLPTLSLDFKQEYSGNNHDMSGLSSSLSKSHNSTSALSSQIWSSPCASTLGGVNVW; from the coding sequence TTCTTATTGGGATGGGCTCGGTCCAACAAATGTTGTTCAGCCAGAGGACGATTTGGCTTTTGTAAGTcaatttgaagaagttgAATCGGCTTATGACAATCTCGTAAAAAATGGTATGATTGCACCTCGTCgaaaaaatagttttgcCTCCTCAGTGAACAACCCCTTTTCGACGAGTGCATTGAGCGAAGCCTTAAATGGCAGTGTTTCAATGAGTCATGTTCCCAGCTCTGGTTTGTTAAAAAGCACACTTTCGAGCACCCCTACTGCAGGCTCTAATCTGCTGGGTACGTCTCCTGCTGAACCGGCAAGTGGTTTGGTCGGTTCTAGTGGTTTTGGTTCCAGCATGCTCGGAAGCTCGTTACCAGGTAATGCTACTTCCAATTTCGGTTCACAAGCTAGTACCTCATTACTACATCCCAGGAGATCCACAACGTCTTTGCTCTCTAGTAGTGCTCATCATTCACGTTCTTCGTATTATGATCTTGCTACTCCGACACGCTCCTCCTTTTCTTACAATACTGTCGGTGCTGCTAGTTTACCATCTGGTGGGCTTTCTAATCTCTCCTCTTCATTGcgttcttcttcaaaatcgGCTGGGTTTTCGTTGTTTGAATCTGCTTCAAATAGCTTTACGCCCTCTTCTTTCATAGAGTCCGCTAACATGGAATCTTTATCGATTCCTTCTCGTCGTCGACCTTCATCGATAGCTCCGATCGGTACGCGTCCTTCTCGTAAAGAGATCGCATTCAGTAATAGTTCTACTCCTACTGACCAAACGCTGAGGCCTCCAAATCCACCGGCTGCCAATGGAAATGCCACACCAGTTACAGCAGTGAACAATGTTTCTGCTGTTGCTGATTCTCCGCAGTCCACTGGCTCTTCTGTTTCTTCTTCACTACCAACACTAAGTTTGGACTTCAAGCAAGAATACAGCGGGAACAATCATGATATGTCTGGATTGTCTTCCTCTCTATCTAAATCTCATAACTCAACTTCTGCTTTAAGTTCTCAGATTTGGTCTTCTCCCTGTGCCAGTACTCTTGGAGGTGTCAACGTGTGGTAA